The proteins below are encoded in one region of Tolumonas auensis DSM 9187:
- a CDS encoding aminotransferase class V-fold PLP-dependent enzyme, with protein sequence MTSFDVQRVRGQFLILQQQINGYPLVYLDSAATAHKPECVLQAMLDFYRTDNANVHRSAHTLASRATQKFEQARQRVADFLHARRREEIIWTRGTTESINLVAQTWGLQSLQAGDEILLSAMEHHANLVTWQQVARQTGARLRIIPLLESGELDMQAYQAMLSTHTRMVAIVHVSNVLGTVNPVADVVRLAKQAGALTLIDGAQAVAHAPVDVQALGCDFYAFSGHKVYGPTGIGVLYGRKEILAQLPPWQFGGEMIRKVTFTESEFSLPPLRFEAGTPAIAEAVGLSAALDFLCEQLAAGAEVYQQQLLQRLLQGLQQIDGVSLVGQPAARQGVVSVVLAHAHHHDVCQLLDAQGIAVRSGHHCAMPLLHSLGLAGTLRISLGVYNNETEIDAFLQALRQALELLHD encoded by the coding sequence ATGACCTCTTTTGATGTGCAGCGGGTGCGCGGGCAATTTCTGATCCTGCAGCAACAGATCAATGGCTATCCGCTGGTCTATCTCGACAGTGCTGCAACGGCGCATAAGCCGGAGTGTGTTTTGCAGGCCATGCTGGATTTTTATCGTACGGATAACGCCAATGTGCACCGGAGTGCGCATACGCTGGCTTCCCGCGCGACACAAAAATTTGAACAGGCACGTCAGCGCGTGGCTGATTTTCTGCATGCCCGCCGCCGTGAAGAGATCATCTGGACCCGCGGGACGACGGAATCGATCAATCTGGTGGCTCAAACCTGGGGACTGCAGAGTCTGCAGGCAGGTGATGAAATTCTGCTGTCGGCGATGGAGCATCATGCCAATCTGGTGACCTGGCAGCAGGTCGCCAGGCAGACCGGAGCCCGGTTACGCATTATTCCATTGCTGGAAAGCGGTGAACTGGATATGCAGGCTTATCAGGCCATGTTATCAACACACACCCGAATGGTCGCCATAGTGCATGTATCTAATGTACTGGGGACGGTAAATCCGGTGGCTGACGTCGTTCGTCTGGCCAAACAGGCCGGGGCGCTGACGTTAATCGACGGGGCACAGGCGGTGGCGCACGCACCCGTGGATGTACAGGCGCTGGGTTGTGATTTTTATGCGTTTTCCGGTCATAAGGTCTATGGCCCGACCGGGATTGGCGTGTTGTACGGCCGCAAAGAGATATTGGCGCAACTGCCACCCTGGCAGTTCGGTGGTGAAATGATTCGGAAAGTCACTTTTACCGAGAGTGAATTCAGTCTGCCGCCACTGCGCTTTGAAGCGGGAACCCCGGCGATTGCCGAAGCAGTAGGTTTGTCTGCCGCTCTGGATTTTCTGTGCGAGCAACTGGCGGCCGGGGCGGAAGTGTATCAGCAGCAGTTGTTGCAACGCCTGCTGCAGGGTTTACAACAAATAGACGGGGTATCGCTGGTCGGACAACCGGCCGCCCGTCAGGGCGTGGTGTCTGTGGTGTTGGCGCATGCACATCATCATGATGTCTGCCAGTTACTGGATGCACAGGGGATCGCCGTGCGCAGCGGACATCATTGCGCGATGCCATTGCTGCACAGCCTTGGATTGGCCGGAACCTTGCGGATCTCGCTTGGTGTCTATAATAATGAAACCGAGATTGATGCTTTCCTGCAGGCATTGCGTCAGGCGCTGGAGTTGTTACATGACTGA
- a CDS encoding SufE family protein — translation MTELFDFTVHFPVGAGTALDENHVRQLLADANSWEERYRQLLLLAKQVPSVPQLWRHPDHEVGGCESRVWLLLCRDDAGKYHFAVDSESRIVKALLITILAAANHQTADKIHRIQVASYLAELGFAQHITLSRTNGLQAVWKKMSDFCASFA, via the coding sequence ATGACTGAGTTGTTTGATTTTACTGTGCACTTTCCGGTCGGGGCGGGAACCGCATTAGATGAAAACCACGTCCGTCAATTGCTGGCCGATGCAAACAGCTGGGAGGAACGCTACCGACAGTTATTATTGCTGGCAAAACAGGTACCATCTGTTCCACAGTTGTGGCGTCATCCGGATCATGAAGTCGGTGGTTGTGAGAGTCGCGTGTGGCTGCTACTCTGTAGAGACGATGCCGGAAAATATCATTTTGCCGTAGATAGCGAGTCCCGCATAGTAAAAGCGCTCTTGATCACAATTTTAGCTGCTGCTAATCATCAGACAGCTGACAAGATCCATAGGATCCAAGTAGCATCCTATCTTGCCGAGTTGGGGTTTGCTCAGCATATAACGTTATCAAGAACGAATGGTTTACAAGCTGTATGGAAAAAAATGAGTGATTTTTGCGCATCATTTGCATAA
- a CDS encoding EAL domain-containing protein, producing MLDGLPAVLNKASLRFVAQPIFRQKGELYGHEMMLLHKQHKDPAMFMKIVNHMGLRQNLDLEVCRMAEPVLRTHNLTGCCCINLFADSLQEENVIEALLMLADPSASRWVMVNVMQLDTSNKQFNLSEIIADLRQCGVRFCFDVKLLMQITAMSLPVDMLRMDIRQVPEDQWARWISFAESNCVPMLAAGVDDDTHREALRELGIDFLQGKIFADMVLLNQNQTA from the coding sequence ATGCTAGACGGATTACCTGCCGTACTAAATAAAGCATCGCTAAGATTTGTGGCTCAGCCTATCTTTCGCCAGAAAGGTGAGCTGTATGGTCACGAGATGATGTTGTTGCATAAGCAGCATAAAGATCCGGCGATGTTTATGAAAATCGTGAACCATATGGGTTTACGTCAGAATCTGGATCTCGAAGTTTGCCGTATGGCAGAGCCAGTACTGCGAACTCACAATTTAACCGGTTGCTGCTGCATTAACCTGTTTGCTGATTCGCTGCAGGAAGAAAACGTTATTGAGGCACTGTTAATGCTGGCCGATCCGAGTGCGAGCCGCTGGGTAATGGTCAACGTTATGCAACTGGATACCAGCAATAAGCAATTTAACCTGTCAGAAATTATTGCTGACTTGCGGCAGTGTGGTGTGCGCTTCTGTTTCGATGTTAAATTATTGATGCAGATCACTGCGATGTCTCTGCCGGTAGATATGTTGCGTATGGACATCCGTCAGGTACCGGAAGATCAATGGGCCCGCTGGATTTCATTTGCAGAAAGTAACTGTGTACCAATGTTGGCTGCCGGTGTTGATGATGACACGCACCGTGAAGCATTGCGCGAGCTGGGAATTGACTTCCTGCAAGGCAAGATATTTGCTGACATGGTATTGCTGAACCAGAACCAGACTGCATAA
- the tcdA gene encoding tRNA cyclic N6-threonylcarbamoyladenosine(37) synthase TcdA produces MQSDYSQRFGGIARLYGEKALQCFQQSHVCVIGIGGVGSWAAEALARSGIGQLTLIDMDDICVTNTNRQIHALQGNVGKLKTEVMAERIRLINPDCQIHIVDDFITEDNLAGFVDARFDFVVDAIDSIRAKVALLAHCKRQKISLITTGGAGGQKDPTQIAITDLSRTTQDPLAAKVRADLRRKFGFPRDPKKKFGIPCVYSTEQLTYPDGAGGTCSAKASSDGNMKMDCASGFGATTVVTATFGLTAVSYVLQKLADK; encoded by the coding sequence ATGCAGTCAGATTATTCCCAGCGTTTCGGTGGCATCGCCCGTCTATATGGTGAAAAAGCGTTGCAATGCTTTCAACAGAGCCATGTCTGTGTGATCGGTATTGGTGGTGTCGGCTCATGGGCTGCGGAAGCGCTGGCACGCTCGGGTATTGGCCAGTTAACATTAATCGATATGGATGACATCTGTGTGACCAACACGAACCGTCAGATCCATGCCTTGCAGGGGAATGTCGGCAAACTGAAAACCGAAGTGATGGCCGAACGTATTCGCCTGATCAACCCGGACTGCCAGATACACATCGTTGATGATTTTATCACTGAAGACAATCTGGCCGGATTCGTTGACGCACGTTTTGATTTTGTCGTCGATGCTATCGATAGTATCCGGGCAAAGGTTGCGTTGCTGGCTCACTGTAAACGTCAGAAGATCTCGCTGATCACAACCGGTGGCGCCGGTGGGCAGAAAGACCCGACACAAATTGCCATCACCGATCTTTCCAGAACAACACAGGATCCGCTGGCCGCAAAAGTCAGAGCCGATCTGCGGCGCAAATTTGGTTTTCCCCGCGATCCGAAGAAAAAATTTGGCATCCCATGTGTCTATTCTACCGAACAACTGACCTATCCGGATGGTGCCGGCGGAACCTGCAGCGCTAAAGCCAGCAGTGATGGCAATATGAAAATGGATTGTGCTTCCGGATTCGGCGCGACGACAGTCGTTACCGCGACTTTCGGCTTGACCGCAGTATCCTATGTTTTACAAAAATTAGCGGACAAATAA
- a CDS encoding glycosyltransferase family 2 protein: MICDEQVEMVIHQPAVTVVIPAKNEAENIRPLINEIRTAMDDEFDYELIYVDDGSTDDTFNILKSIRDEGFSKLKVIRHQQSVGQSFSVLNGARHGAGEWLVVLDADGQNVPADIPGMLKTLQAAYASDPKKVGIIGHRVTRRDDWIKRLSSKLANGFRDWMLKDGIPDTGCGLKATRREWYVQLPAFNHMHRYVPALIQSMGGEMLVHPVNHRPRMAGVSNYGVWNRLWVGLVDVFGVRWLQHRAKRIVIQEILNGR, from the coding sequence ATGATCTGTGATGAACAAGTTGAAATGGTAATACACCAACCGGCAGTTACCGTTGTTATCCCTGCTAAAAATGAAGCAGAAAACATCCGGCCGCTAATCAATGAAATCCGTACAGCGATGGATGATGAATTTGATTATGAATTGATCTACGTTGATGACGGCAGTACCGATGATACTTTCAATATCCTTAAATCAATTCGTGATGAAGGATTCAGCAAACTGAAAGTGATCCGCCATCAGCAATCAGTAGGGCAAAGTTTTTCGGTATTGAATGGTGCCCGGCATGGTGCCGGTGAATGGCTGGTGGTATTGGATGCGGATGGTCAGAACGTTCCGGCGGATATTCCGGGAATGTTAAAAACGTTACAGGCCGCCTATGCCTCTGATCCGAAAAAAGTGGGCATCATTGGTCACCGGGTGACACGTCGTGATGACTGGATAAAACGTCTTTCTTCTAAACTGGCCAATGGTTTCCGAGACTGGATGCTTAAAGATGGTATTCCGGACACCGGCTGTGGTCTGAAAGCAACTCGTCGTGAATGGTATGTGCAACTGCCGGCATTCAATCATATGCATCGTTATGTGCCTGCGCTGATCCAGAGTATGGGCGGCGAGATGCTGGTACACCCGGTGAATCATCGTCCGCGTATGGCCGGGGTTTCTAACTATGGTGTCTGGAATCGTCTGTGGGTTGGATTGGTTGATGTGTTCGGTGTCCGCTGGTTACAGCATCGGGCCAAACGTATTGTGATCCAGGAGATCCTCAATGGGCGCTGA
- a CDS encoding lipid-A-disaccharide synthase N-terminal domain-containing protein, with protein sequence MGADWLDLPISWLEWTGVHITGWKIIGYTGALMFGGRWLVQFVASKRAGKPVIPRLFWYMSVGGSLMTLSYFLFSAKQDSVGVLQNLFPAFTALYSLWLDIKHRGWHRDRASH encoded by the coding sequence ATGGGCGCTGATTGGCTGGATCTGCCGATCTCCTGGCTGGAGTGGACGGGTGTCCATATCACTGGCTGGAAAATTATTGGCTATACCGGTGCACTGATGTTCGGTGGCCGCTGGCTGGTACAGTTTGTGGCCTCGAAACGGGCTGGTAAGCCGGTGATCCCGCGGCTCTTCTGGTACATGAGTGTCGGCGGTAGTCTGATGACACTCAGTTACTTTCTGTTTTCTGCCAAACAGGATTCTGTCGGCGTATTACAGAATCTCTTCCCGGCATTTACCGCGCTGTACAGCCTTTGGCTGGATATCAAGCACCGTGGCTGGCACCGTGACAGGGCTTCGCATTAA
- a CDS encoding ArnT family glycosyltransferase has product MITDRFALQGWQSDRLNLLFLLGLGLLILGAGLGLRDPWPADEPRFALVAKQMVESGQWLFPFRGGEIYPDKPPMFMWGIALGYFITGSLRVAFLLPSLLAGLGCIALVYDIARRIWDRATAFRAGLFLLFAVQFTVQAKQAQIDALVTFFITLGGYGFLRFLLCGGGWRWYYLGWFAAGLGIITKGVGIIAALVLIPALWTHREQIKQASKAQWLKGLAGPLFMLLACALWVIPMVLVVQQHPLPEFLAYRDNILFRQTVTRYANAWHHIKPFWFYLVNVIPSFWLPWSLLLPWMVWQTKRDVKLGQRPVILLVGYLLLILLFFSASAGKRGVYITPATPVLALLVAYWLPELLTRRWPARLLAGLGWLLSGLFLCAGLVLLLKPALIAKLGEMDSPVLLALSLGATGLVANWLLRRQPLSAILATLTILWLHYGFWAYPLMNHLRTPQQIMQQAGQRLAPQDELLLTNFREQFLLFADRPVYHFAYLQDDEPQPTDAAAWVQAASHRWVLGPGDKLSPCFAADKGIALGQRHGDDWFLFRADAVLPACQSAQSSGAGIFYYAPKLLVGE; this is encoded by the coding sequence ATGATAACTGATCGTTTTGCGCTTCAGGGCTGGCAGAGTGACCGGCTCAACTTATTATTTTTACTGGGATTAGGGCTGCTGATATTGGGTGCCGGTCTTGGTTTACGCGATCCCTGGCCAGCGGATGAGCCGCGTTTTGCTCTGGTGGCGAAGCAGATGGTGGAGTCCGGGCAATGGCTGTTCCCGTTCCGTGGTGGCGAGATTTATCCGGATAAGCCACCGATGTTTATGTGGGGCATTGCGCTGGGTTATTTCATTACCGGCTCACTGCGGGTTGCTTTTTTGCTGCCGTCTTTGCTGGCTGGTTTAGGGTGCATCGCTTTAGTTTATGATATTGCCCGCCGGATCTGGGATCGGGCAACGGCGTTCCGTGCCGGTTTGTTTTTGCTGTTTGCTGTGCAATTCACGGTACAGGCAAAACAGGCGCAAATTGACGCCCTGGTGACTTTCTTTATCACGCTGGGTGGTTATGGGTTTCTGCGGTTTCTGCTGTGCGGTGGTGGCTGGCGCTGGTATTACCTCGGCTGGTTTGCCGCCGGTCTGGGAATTATCACGAAAGGCGTCGGGATTATTGCGGCACTGGTGTTAATTCCGGCCCTCTGGACCCATCGCGAACAGATAAAACAGGCATCCAAAGCGCAGTGGCTGAAGGGGTTGGCGGGTCCGCTGTTTATGTTGCTGGCCTGTGCATTGTGGGTGATCCCCATGGTACTGGTGGTGCAGCAGCATCCGTTACCGGAATTTCTGGCGTACCGGGATAATATCTTATTTCGCCAGACAGTGACCCGTTATGCCAATGCCTGGCATCACATCAAGCCGTTCTGGTTCTATCTGGTGAATGTCATTCCCTCGTTTTGGTTGCCATGGTCATTGCTGCTGCCCTGGATGGTCTGGCAAACCAAACGGGATGTGAAACTGGGACAGCGCCCGGTGATCCTGCTGGTTGGTTATCTGCTGCTAATCCTGCTGTTTTTCTCTGCTTCTGCGGGGAAACGGGGCGTGTATATCACACCGGCAACCCCGGTTCTGGCGCTGCTGGTTGCCTACTGGTTACCGGAATTACTGACCCGACGCTGGCCTGCCCGTCTGCTGGCAGGGTTAGGCTGGTTGTTGAGTGGTTTGTTTTTGTGCGCCGGTCTTGTGTTACTGCTTAAACCAGCGTTGATTGCCAAACTGGGCGAGATGGATTCGCCAGTACTGCTGGCATTATCACTGGGCGCAACAGGGCTAGTCGCTAACTGGTTACTACGACGCCAGCCGTTATCAGCCATTCTGGCGACATTAACCATTCTCTGGCTGCATTATGGTTTCTGGGCGTATCCGCTGATGAATCATCTGCGGACACCGCAACAGATCATGCAGCAGGCCGGGCAGCGTTTAGCGCCGCAGGATGAATTATTACTGACTAATTTCCGTGAGCAGTTCCTGTTGTTTGCCGATCGGCCGGTGTATCACTTTGCCTATCTGCAGGACGATGAACCGCAGCCTACTGATGCGGCAGCATGGGTGCAGGCTGCATCGCATCGCTGGGTGCTAGGTCCGGGTGACAAGCTGAGTCCGTGTTTTGCTGCGGATAAAGGCATCGCGCTGGGTCAGCGTCATGGTGATGACTGGTTCCTGTTCCGGGCCGATGCAGTATTACCTGCCTGTCAGTCAGCGCAGAGTTCAGGTGCCGGCATTTTTTATTATGCACCTAAGCTGTTGGTGGGAGAGTGA
- a CDS encoding NAD-dependent epimerase, translating to MHYLVTGAAGFIGFHVAERLLAAGHQVTGLDNLNDYYDVNLKLSRLALLQAHPAFHFVKGDLADRTLMADLFTNGQFRRVIHLGAQAGVRYSLDNPHAYADANLVGHLNILEGCRQHKIEHLLYASSSSVYGLNRKTPFSVNDSVDHPVSLYAATKKANELMSHSYAHLYGLPCTGLRFFTVYGPWGRPDMALFKFTKAILAGQPIDVYNFGEMKRDFTFIDDIAEAIIRLAEVIPQPNAEWTVETGSPAESSAPYRVYNIGNSQPVELKTFIHELEQALGIPAQMNLLPLQPGDVLETSADTSALETVIGFKPQTPLASGLARFVSWYKSFYSL from the coding sequence ATGCATTATCTGGTTACTGGTGCCGCTGGTTTCATCGGTTTTCATGTTGCTGAACGGCTACTGGCGGCAGGGCATCAGGTTACCGGTCTGGACAACCTGAATGATTACTACGATGTTAATCTGAAACTGAGCCGGTTAGCGTTACTGCAAGCGCATCCTGCTTTCCATTTTGTGAAAGGGGATCTGGCCGATCGTACGCTGATGGCCGATCTGTTCACTAACGGACAGTTCCGGCGCGTGATCCATCTGGGGGCGCAGGCCGGTGTGCGTTATTCACTGGATAATCCGCATGCGTATGCCGATGCCAATCTGGTCGGGCATCTGAATATTCTGGAAGGATGCCGTCAGCACAAGATTGAACATCTGTTATATGCTTCTTCCAGCTCGGTGTATGGACTGAACCGCAAAACGCCGTTCTCGGTCAATGACAGTGTCGATCATCCGGTCTCTTTATATGCCGCGACGAAAAAAGCCAATGAGCTGATGAGCCACAGTTATGCTCATCTGTATGGGTTACCTTGCACGGGATTGCGTTTCTTTACCGTGTACGGTCCGTGGGGGCGTCCGGATATGGCACTGTTTAAGTTCACCAAAGCGATTCTGGCCGGGCAGCCGATCGACGTGTATAACTTCGGTGAGATGAAGCGGGATTTCACGTTTATTGATGATATTGCCGAAGCGATCATTCGTCTGGCGGAGGTGATCCCACAGCCGAATGCGGAATGGACGGTAGAAACCGGTTCTCCGGCGGAAAGTTCCGCACCATATCGGGTATATAACATTGGCAACAGTCAGCCGGTTGAGCTGAAAACGTTTATCCATGAACTGGAACAGGCGTTAGGCATTCCGGCTCAGATGAATTTATTGCCACTGCAACCGGGTGATGTGCTGGAAACCAGTGCGGATACTTCAGCACTGGAAACCGTGATTGGTTTTAAACCACAGACCCCACTTGCCAGCGGTCTGGCTCGTTTTGTCAGCTGGTATAAATCATTTTATTCGCTGTGA
- a CDS encoding PqiC family protein: protein MMMPRYVLVVLLLCGLSACSTATAPQYYAIALPDEQSGTLSASQQPVVAVSDVELADYLSSIGIVYQQDDVQLTTANQHRWAEALDKQLTRALLQNLRQQLPDWQWQNGQMAGQNIAQLQVKIRGFHGKADGHAVISGEWVLNTGKQQYSGQFQQLYPLTADGYPALVRELRTGWQQTTSQLAMQLKPLLQNAAHSE from the coding sequence ATGATGATGCCGCGATATGTACTTGTTGTCCTGTTATTGTGCGGACTCTCAGCCTGCAGCACTGCCACGGCGCCACAATACTATGCCATTGCGTTACCGGATGAACAAAGCGGCACCTTATCTGCCAGCCAGCAGCCCGTGGTCGCCGTGAGTGATGTGGAGCTGGCGGATTATCTGAGCAGCATCGGTATCGTTTATCAGCAGGATGACGTACAGCTGACCACCGCGAATCAGCATCGCTGGGCGGAAGCGCTGGATAAGCAACTGACCCGCGCCTTACTGCAAAACCTGAGACAGCAGTTACCGGACTGGCAGTGGCAGAATGGGCAAATGGCAGGACAAAATATCGCTCAGTTACAGGTCAAAATACGCGGCTTTCACGGTAAGGCCGATGGCCATGCCGTGATCAGTGGTGAATGGGTGCTGAACACGGGAAAACAACAATACAGCGGACAATTCCAGCAATTGTATCCGCTGACAGCTGATGGCTATCCGGCCCTGGTGCGCGAGCTGCGCACTGGCTGGCAACAAACCACCAGCCAGTTGGCAATGCAGCTGAAACCCTTACTGCAGAATGCGGCTCACAGCGAATAA
- the pqiB gene encoding intermembrane transport protein PqiB, with protein sequence MPNNYARIKKLQRLSPIWLIPIVAACIGLWMVVTTINSQGPLITLEMDNAEGLEPGKTPIKARSVEIGKVQTVRLGNDLKHVIVTAQMNVEAEPLLREDTRFWVVKPRVGKSGISGLNTLLSGSYLELQPGKSKEHKLEFTVLDTPPVTPTNAPGLRIELSSEQDSALSIGDPVLYRGFTVGRVEQAEFKSDSRQMSYQLFIQAPYDALVTSNTRFWLNRGIQLQAATDGIKIKTGTLETILSGGVSFSVPPGWELGQPVKGYRSFNLYADEDSSTIRRYQDKVDYILLFDESVRGLNPGAPVEYRGIQVGSVLAVPFSVPGNDLLTARSRQIPVLIRIEPGRIRGDMDKDQLPNWEKEFTTAVRQGLRASLRSGNLLTGALYVDLNFYPDLPKTTGLGELANYRTLPTASGGLARIEQQVVQLLNKLNQLDIEQVLTNAQTMLTETEAAMANVRQVSASMDKIANQQSSQELPAELKRTLAEMQQTLKGLSASSPAYGELNRSIQSLNRVLREVQPMARTLNEKPNALLFQPDTATDPEPRKAK encoded by the coding sequence GTGCCGAATAATTACGCCAGAATCAAAAAGTTACAACGTTTATCCCCGATCTGGCTGATCCCGATTGTCGCCGCCTGTATTGGCTTATGGATGGTCGTAACCACTATCAATAGTCAGGGACCATTGATCACGCTGGAAATGGATAATGCGGAAGGCCTTGAACCGGGCAAAACGCCGATCAAAGCCCGCAGTGTTGAAATCGGTAAAGTACAGACGGTACGTCTTGGTAACGATCTGAAGCATGTCATTGTCACTGCGCAGATGAATGTCGAAGCCGAGCCATTATTACGTGAGGATACCCGTTTCTGGGTAGTAAAACCGCGCGTGGGTAAGAGTGGGATCTCCGGACTCAATACACTGTTATCCGGTTCCTATCTGGAATTGCAGCCCGGCAAAAGCAAAGAGCATAAGCTGGAATTTACGGTGCTTGATACCCCGCCGGTGACACCAACTAACGCGCCCGGATTACGGATCGAGCTCAGCAGCGAACAGGACAGTGCCTTATCGATCGGAGATCCGGTGTTATATCGTGGCTTTACGGTTGGTCGGGTGGAACAGGCAGAGTTTAAATCCGACTCGCGGCAGATGAGCTACCAGCTGTTTATTCAGGCACCATATGATGCACTGGTCACCAGTAATACCCGTTTCTGGCTCAACCGCGGCATTCAGTTACAGGCCGCGACCGATGGCATCAAGATCAAAACCGGAACACTGGAAACCATCCTCTCCGGTGGTGTCAGTTTCAGCGTGCCACCTGGCTGGGAACTGGGTCAGCCGGTAAAAGGCTACCGTTCCTTTAATCTTTATGCCGATGAGGACAGCAGTACCATCCGTCGCTATCAGGATAAGGTTGATTACATATTACTCTTCGATGAATCAGTTCGCGGACTGAACCCCGGAGCCCCGGTCGAATATCGCGGTATTCAGGTGGGGAGTGTGCTGGCTGTACCATTCTCTGTGCCGGGTAATGACCTGCTGACCGCCCGCTCCCGCCAGATCCCGGTATTGATCCGTATTGAGCCGGGCCGCATCCGTGGTGATATGGATAAAGATCAGTTACCTAACTGGGAGAAAGAGTTTACCACCGCAGTCAGACAGGGCTTACGCGCTTCTCTGCGCTCGGGTAACCTGCTGACCGGCGCGCTGTATGTTGATCTCAATTTTTATCCTGATTTACCGAAAACAACCGGACTGGGTGAACTGGCCAATTACCGGACCTTACCCACTGCTTCGGGCGGACTGGCGCGAATCGAACAGCAGGTGGTGCAATTGCTGAACAAACTGAACCAGCTGGATATTGAACAAGTGCTGACAAACGCCCAGACCATGCTGACCGAAACCGAGGCGGCGATGGCGAACGTCAGACAAGTCAGTGCCAGCATGGATAAGATTGCCAATCAGCAAAGCAGTCAGGAGCTGCCGGCAGAACTGAAGAGAACGCTGGCTGAGATGCAGCAGACCCTTAAGGGCTTGTCCGCCAGCTCACCTGCTTATGGTGAACTGAATCGTTCGATTCAATCCCTGAACCGGGTCTTACGCGAAGTGCAGCCAATGGCGCGGACACTGAATGAAAAGCCGAATGCACTGCTGTTCCAGCCAGACACTGCTACCGATCCTGAACCGAGGAAAGCCAAATGA
- a CDS encoding PqiA/YebS family transporter subunit: MKRHRRSTYVRSAVQYTACHECDWLMVVPPLQPGEQAVCPRCEHKLRSLPAEARLQPMVYSIAALIMLLCSNLFPFLGMMVKGMHQDMTLYQTATTLLEEQHPALALTVYLFMQILPAICLLLICLIYSRLGQWRGKRLRKRYTLWLFRLIPWCMVEVFLIGVLVSLIKIASLADIELGYSFWAYVLFSLTMLKAFSAIDRDWLWWQQSGPVHLRTPPAPRGRAIDQNLTLCHACHGLVSLKTHRCPRCQSVLHARKPHSLQWTLALLFTAAILYIPANILPIMVTESFGQQTYSTILGGVVLLWDMGSYPVALIIFIASVLVPMVKMLAISWLCWSVYVKRLHHRRGRTRLYRLTEFIGRWSMVDVFVVAILVALIRMGKLMSVYPGSAALAFAGVVVLTMLSAMSFDPRLLWDTEPDTVQPVTEGKSDRAE; encoded by the coding sequence ATGAAACGCCATCGTCGCAGTACCTATGTTCGCTCTGCCGTACAATATACTGCCTGCCATGAATGTGACTGGCTGATGGTGGTACCGCCATTGCAGCCCGGTGAACAAGCCGTGTGCCCACGCTGTGAACACAAGCTCCGTAGCCTGCCGGCAGAGGCACGCCTGCAGCCGATGGTTTACAGTATCGCGGCACTGATCATGCTGCTGTGCAGCAATCTGTTTCCGTTTCTCGGCATGATGGTCAAAGGCATGCATCAGGATATGACGCTGTATCAGACCGCAACCACGTTGCTGGAAGAACAGCATCCGGCGCTGGCGCTGACGGTCTATCTGTTTATGCAGATCCTGCCCGCCATTTGTCTGTTACTGATTTGTCTTATTTATTCCCGCCTCGGCCAGTGGCGCGGTAAACGCTTACGTAAACGCTATACCTTGTGGCTGTTCCGGCTGATCCCCTGGTGCATGGTGGAAGTATTTTTGATCGGTGTACTGGTCAGTCTGATAAAAATAGCCTCATTGGCCGATATTGAACTCGGCTACAGTTTCTGGGCCTATGTGCTGTTTTCCCTGACTATGCTGAAAGCGTTTAGTGCCATTGATCGCGACTGGCTGTGGTGGCAACAAAGCGGTCCGGTACATTTGCGTACCCCACCTGCGCCCCGCGGCAGAGCCATTGACCAGAACTTAACGCTTTGTCATGCCTGCCACGGATTGGTATCACTCAAAACGCATCGCTGCCCACGCTGTCAGAGCGTATTACATGCCCGTAAACCACACAGCCTGCAATGGACTTTGGCGTTATTGTTTACCGCCGCGATCCTTTATATTCCGGCCAATATCCTTCCCATCATGGTGACGGAAAGCTTTGGCCAGCAAACCTACTCCACCATCCTTGGTGGTGTGGTGTTATTGTGGGACATGGGCTCTTATCCGGTAGCGCTGATTATTTTTATCGCCAGCGTTCTGGTTCCGATGGTGAAAATGCTCGCCATCAGCTGGTTATGCTGGAGTGTCTATGTGAAACGACTGCATCACCGCCGCGGACGTACCCGTCTCTACCGGCTGACCGAATTTATCGGTCGCTGGTCGATGGTCGACGTGTTTGTGGTGGCCATCCTGGTCGCGCTGATCCGCATGGGTAAACTGATGTCAGTTTATCCGGGATCCGCCGCACTGGCCTTTGCTGGCGTGGTAGTATTGACCATGTTATCAGCCATGAGCTTTGACCCGCGACTGCTGTGGGATACCGAACCCGATACCGTTCAACCAGTAACAGAAGGTAAATCAGACCGTGCCGAATAA